The proteins below are encoded in one region of Ostrea edulis chromosome 3, xbOstEdul1.1, whole genome shotgun sequence:
- the LOC125675731 gene encoding perlucin-like protein, with the protein MYKANEMDQKAFRLILTIAYISAVWSQNCPNHWTNHQSSCYLFMQDVPVDFIEAGSFCQRRASKLVEVETAYENNFLRSHIVGTRPQEGYWIGLSDIVSEGEWVWTSTQTKASFVDWTPNQPDNSQGHQDCAMFFAPDGFHWNDHFCTVKAGYICEMDLPGSLIG; encoded by the exons ATGTACAAAGCGAATGAAATGGATCAGAAGGCTTTTCGCCTTATTTTGACAATTGCATACATCTCTGCAG TGTGGTCTCAGAATTGTCCTAACCACTGGACAAATCACCAGTCTTCCTGCTATCTATTCATGCAAGATGTTCCTGTGGACTTCATAGAGGCAGGG TCATTTTGTCAAAGACGAGCCTCCAAGTTGGTGGAAGTAGAAACAGCTTATGAAAACAATTTTCTCCGCTCACATATTGTCGGAACGAGACCACAAG AGGGTTACTGGATAGGACTGTCAGACATCGTCTCTGAAGGAGAATGGGTATGGACATCCACTCAGACCAAGGCGTCATTCGTCGACTGGACACCAAACCAGCCGGACAATTCCCAAGGTCACCAGGACTGTGCCATGTTCTTCGCACCTGATGGTTTCCATTGGAATGACCACTTCTGTACAGTCAAGGCAGGATATATCTGCGAAATGGATTT ACCAGGGTCTCTCATTGGATAA